In Apium graveolens cultivar Ventura chromosome 10, ASM990537v1, whole genome shotgun sequence, the following are encoded in one genomic region:
- the LOC141690768 gene encoding uncharacterized protein LOC141690768 produces the protein MQTPPESRPYNRQCDYHETHGHKTENCLSLKYFIEDQVKKGNMNKYLVRDNRGEAQKRGKNVVNVVLGGSYSPPRSPDFGEEVLSIQSLPDLVISFSNKDYEGVNPHHNAALVVILDIFDNEVRRMLIDNGSSVNILFNHTVDKMQLGSVRSNECREDL, from the coding sequence atgcaaactcctccggAAAGCAGGCCTTATAATAGGCAGTGTGATTACCACGAGACCCATGGCCACAAGACTGAGAATtgcttatcactcaagtacttcattgaggACCAAGTGAAAAAGGGGAACATGAACAAGTACTTAGTTCGGGACAACAGAGGGGAAGCACAGAAGAGAGGAAAGAATGTAGTCAATGTGGTCCTAGGTGGATCCTACTCCCCACCCCGGAGCCCGGACTTCGGCGAAGAAGTGCTCTCAATCCAATCACTCCCAGAcctggtgatatccttcagcaACAAGGACTACGAAGGAGTCAACCCTCATCACAATGCAGCTTTGGTTGTCATTCTAGACATTTTcgataatgaagtaagaagaatgctcatagacaatggcTCCTCGGTAAATATTCTCTTCAACCACACAGTGGATAAAATGCAGTTAGGGAGCGTCCGCTCAAATGAATGTCGAGAGGACCTGTAA